Below is a window of Verrucomicrobiota bacterium DNA.
GGCCAGCCTGTGAAAGCGGAAGGCTATGGCGCCATCTATCCCTCCCTTCCCGCCGGGATGGCGCGACAAGGGGCGGAGGTTTATCGCGCCAACGGTTGCGCAACCTGCCACACGCGACAGTTGCGTCAGACGGGTGTGACGTTCGATGTGGTGCTCAATAAGCCCGGCACCAACCTGACTGAAGTCATCAACGCTGTGCGTAAGATCAAACCCGAACTCGGCGATGCGGATGCCAAGAAGCTGGTGGAAACAATTCCCCAGCCAATCCTTCAGGGAGTCGCGCAGAACGCAGCCGACGCGGCGGCCAAAGCCCTGAACGAAGCGGGTGCCCAGGCCGAGGTCAAACTGGTTCCACTGGGGCCGGACATCGCGCGCAATTGGGGACCGCGCCGCACCGTCGCGCAGGATTATTTGTACGATTATCCGGTGCTGCTCGGCTCGCAACGCATCGGTCCGGACCTCATCAACGTCGGCCTGCGGCTGCCCTCGGAGGAGTGGCATCTGTCGCATCTTTACAACCCACGAATGCTCGTGCCCAACTCCACCATGCCGCCGTATCGTTTCCTGTTTGAGAAGCGCAAAATCGGTCGGCAAGCCTCACCGGAAGCGTTGAAGTTGTCCGGCAAGTTTGCGCCGCCGTCGGGGTACGAAGTTGTGCCGACCACAAAGGCGAAAACCTTGGTCGCCTTTCTGCTGAACCAGCGGATTGAAGCATCGCTGTTCGAAGCGCCGTTTCCGCAATCGGCGGCCAATCCCGTCGCCGACGCGTCAACGAACGCGCCCGCGACCAACGTGCCCGCCGGCGCCACGACGAATTCTCCTGCGAAATGAATTCAGAAAAACCATTGCTTCAAGCTGCTGACGAAGCCGAGCCGACAGCCGGCACCGCCGCCACGCCGGTATTTCTTTTCGTGCTGCTGCTGCTCTTGACCTACTGGGGCATGTATTACCTTGACCAACACAGCGGCGGATTTCAGGCGCTCGCCTACGAGCCGTATAGCGGTCTTGATGAACTTCGCGCTTTGGAGCCGAAACCAACCAGTGGATTTGATCCACGTTATGGCAAGGCTGTTTACGAAAGAACTTGCGGCGTGTGTCATCAGCCAACCGGCCTGGGGGCCGCGGGGCAGTTTCCGCCATTGGCCAGCTCCGAGTGGGTCAACGAACCCGATCCAGCCCGGCTGATTCGGATTGCGTTGGATGGCGCGCAAGGACCGATCACCGTCAATGGTCAGGAATGGAACCTGATCATGTCGGTCAACGGCAAGCAATTGGGCTTGTCGGACCAGGACCTGGCCGCCGTGCTGAGTTACGTCCGCCAGGCTTGGGGGAATAAGGCCCCGCCCGTGACGGCAGAACAAGTAAAGGCCATTCGACCACAAACCGAAGGCAGGTCTGTGCAGTGGACCGCAACCGAATTGCTGGCCGTTCCGGTGAAGAAGTAATTGCCCGGCTTGCTTTGGCATTTTGGAGGTGTTGCTGGTTATGAGTCCCAAGGACGGTGTGGTTGCGCAAGACCATGTGGAATTCAGTGGCGTCACGGACACCAGGCCCGGCGCGCTCCAATAGGTCAGAACTTGCGGCAAGGCTTGCTATGAGGCAGGTTAAGAGCGGCTGGTGGTTGCGGACACTGCTGCAACAATGAGAATCGCATGGCTTCAACCGTGGTTTCACCGTCGGCAGGAGCGCAGAACGACTACGCTAGCGGCGGCAATGAGCCGATGGCCCTTTACTCGACGGCATCGACCACGGGCGAGTTGCACGCTGCCTGCGCCGAACTCGGCCCGTCCTGATCAGCAGGACATTCCCATTCGGCGAAGGACATTTTCGCTGGGACATCATCTCGATGTGAGTCGGGCCACGCAGTACCTCCAGCACCAATTGGATTGCGATGGCTGGCATGTGGCTTGTCGTCATGACCATCAAGTGGTCGTTCAATTGACGCGCGGAGGAGTCGCCACCTACAGCGTTTCCTACGAGTGCTCTCCTGCGGTCGAGAAGGCGGTCTATCATGGCAGCCGAGCCTGGGCGCTGATCATCATTCCATTGCACGGGCAACACAATCTTCCGGCGCGCAAAGTAACGGAGATCAAGACCGGACTGGCTGAACTGCACGGCTGACTTTAATCCGAAACCGCGTGACGTCGGACGCGATCCGAATCCCGCCTTTCGGCAACAACCTGCTGAAGCGTTTGACAGCCCTATGATTCCGGGGTCTAATATAAATAGCGTGAACTTTATAAAACACTTATTCAGTCACCACCCGCATCCGGATCAGGAAACACCCTCCAAGTCCAATTGGCCCGGGCAGTCCGGCAAGGAGTATGAATTCGAGATCTATCCGCTCGACACCACCTTCAAACCGTTGCCTGGCATTTACATTTATGCCGAACAGTTGGCGGACGGTGGTTGGGCGCCGATCTACATTTCTCAAACCCGGGGTCTGCATCAGCGGCTTGAGGGTCACGTGAGCCGGGAGGATGCCATTGCCAAGGGTGCGACGCATCTCCATGCCCATTATTGTACCGCGGGGCAAGGCGCTCGTTGCACGGAGGAACAGGATCTAATTCACCGCTGGCAGCCCGTGTGCAATGATGTGTTCCAAAGCTGACTTGGCGCTGGTTCTGCGACTCAGATCCCGACCTCCTCGGTGAGCGAGGCCAATAGCCTTGCTCGGGATGGCAGTTCGACTCGGCGGTCGCCAACCAGTTCCTCGGATGGGCCGCACTCGCCGCCTTCTTCACGTTCCCCGTTTCAAGTGTTGCGTCGGCAACTGTTTGAAATACTCTGCCCTGCAAGGCAGACGTTCGACAAGAAGCTAACGCACTACAAAAAACGAATCGACACCTCACTCGCAAAGTTTGTCTTCATCCCCACCACCCTCACCCGGATGAACTCTCGCTTGACGCCGGGTGTGCCGGGCGGCTTAATATCCCAATCATTATGAAGACCTGCCTGCTCATAATCCTCTGTATCGCGGTGGAGTTCTCAGCTTCCGCGCAGACCAACGAAACGGGTTTTGTGTCGATCTTCGACGGCAAGTCGCTCACCGGCTGGCATGTCAGCGCGAAGACGGGGCACAGTCGCGCGAGCAAGAACCTATCGGGCGGCAGGTGGGTGGTCGAGGACGGCGCCATCGTCGGCTCGCAGGATATTCCGGCCAACGGCGGCCTCGTCATCACGGACAAGAAGTATTCGGACTTCGAGGTGAAGCTGGAGATGAAGAATGACTTCGGGCCGGACAGCGGTTTGTTTCTGCGCAGCACCGAGGATGGCAAGGCGTGGCAGGCGATGATCGATTACCATGCGGGCGGCAACCTGATGGGCATCTACGGTGAAGGGCTCGGCGGCAAACCGCATTTGCGCAATTACAGTTTCACTGACAAGGTCACAGTGATTGACCCGAAGCGGACCGGGGAGCCGCCCACGCCGCTCCCGGTGCTGCCCGAGGCCTGGCCATACTTTTGGCGGCACGGACAATGGAACGAACTTCGCGCCCGCATCGTCGGCAATCCCCCGCACATCACGACCTGGATCAACGGCGTGAAGTTCATGGAATGGCAGGAGACCGTAGTCCGACATCCCAATGAAGGAGGGATCGCCCTGCAAGTGCACGGCGGCGGGGACTACACCAAGCAGTTCGTACGTTACCGCAACATTCAGGTGAAGGAATTGAAGAGCGGCGAGAAGCAGCAATGAGAAGGCGCGCCCGCGCGCGCCGTCAGACTTTCGGCAGTTGCCAGGGGTCGCGGCGCTTCCGGTCGAGCATCACGTTCGCCGTCTCGTCGCCGATGAACTGCTCCTTCACCGGATCCCACTTCAGTTTGCGTCCGACCTTGAGGGCGATGTTGGCGAGGTGACAGACCGTGGACACGCGGTGGCCAATCTCGACCGGGAAATAGGGATCTTTGCGGCTCCTGACGCATTGCAGGAAGTCGTCGTGCTCGCCTTTCGGATTGGTGTAAAGGTGGAGTTCGTTCGGGCCGATCTTCGATTCGAGGATCGCCTTGGAACTGGCCTGGACCGGCCCGCGCCAGCCGGTGTTGCCGACCCAACCTTCGGTGCCAATGAACTTGATGCTGGGGTTGCCAGGTTTGCAGGTCATCACGACGCCATTGGCGTAACGATAGGTGACATCGTAGTCCTTGACGGTGTTGTAGAGGCCGCCTTCCCAATGCGTGCCGGTGCCTTCGACCTCCACCGGCCCGCTGTGCTCAGTGTCGTTGGCCCATTGCGCGGTGTCGAACAGGTGCGCGCCCCAGTCGCAAATGATTCCCCCGGAATAATCCCAGATCCAGCGGAAGTTGAAGTGGACGCGGTCGCGCGTGTAGGGGGCAAACGGCGCCGGGCCGAGCCACATTTCATAATCCAGTCTGGCCGGCACCGGCTGGGGCGTCGCGTCGCCCGGCACGGTGGGCTGTTTGGGCAGGATCACCTCGATGCGCTGGAGCTTGCCGATGCGACCGTTGCGGACCAGTTCGGCCAGGCGATGATATTCCACGACGGACCGATCCTCGGTGCTGGTTTGGAACACCTTCTTGTGTTTGCGGACTGCCTCCGCGAGCACCCGGCCCTCATGAATCGTCAGCGTGGGTTTCTCGCATTGCACATCCTTGCCCGCCTGGATGGCGAACAGGCTGATGAGCGTGTGCCAATGGTCCGGCGTGGAGATCATGACCGCATCAATGTCCTTGCGGGCGAGCACTTCGCGAAAATCCTTCGTCGCGAAACAATCCTCGTTCTGGTAATGCTCGTTCACGGTCTCCCGGGCGCTCATCAGATGGCCATGGTCCACATCACATACCGCGACCACCTGGGCGTCTTTGTGCTGGAGGTAGGGCTTGAGGTTCCAACCCATGCCGTGGCCGCCGGTGCCGATGAAGCCGACCGTGATGCGGTTGCTGGGCGCAGTCTGGCCATCGGCGCCCAGGACCGAGGAGGGCACTATCTGCGGGGCGACGGCGGCAAGGCAGGCCGTGGTGGCCGTGCGCCGGATGAAAGTGCGGCGGGAGAAACGACGAGTGTTTTTCATACTTGGTGGAGTGGTGGTTTGCGATTTGTCCGCGGCTTCATTGCATGGTGTGTTGATGCTCGGCCAGCCTTGCATTATCGGCGGCCGGATTCACGCATAATTTTGCCGTCATCGGCTTCCAGCTTGAGGGGATGCGGCAACTCTTCCGTGAATTTGTTCGATGGCCCACTGCGCGTGTTCGGCGATCAATGGTTCGGCGTCGTTGCCGGCGCGAGTCAGCGCGGGCAGGGTGTCGGTGTCGCCGACGTTGCCCAAGGCCACACAGACGTTGCGCAAGAAACCTCGGCGTTTGGTGCGCAGTATCGGCGTGCCGGCGAAGCGTCGCTTGAATTTGGCGTCGTCGAGCGCGAGCAGTTCCACCAGGTCGGGAGTGGCGAGATCAGGCCGCGCGTGCTGCTGCATGAGTTTCCCTTCCCGGGCAAACCGATTCCACGGACAGACGGCGAGGCAATCGTCGCAGCCGTAAATGCGGTTGCCAATGGCGGCGCGAAACTCGATCGGGATCGGGCCTTTCAACTCAATCGTGAGATAGGAAATGCAACGACGAGCGTCGAGTTGGAATGGCGCGGTGATGGCTTGTGTGGGACACGCGGCGATGCACCGCGCGCAGTTGCCGCAACGATTTTTCTCCGGCGCGTCCGGTTCCAGTTCGAGCGTCGTGATGATCTCGGCGAGAAAAATCCAGTTGCCGAGCTGACGGCTAATAAGATTCGTGTGCTTGCCGATGAAGCCGAGACCGGCCCGCTCGGCCAGGTCGCGTTCCAGCAATGGGCCCGTATCCACATACCACAACGAACGCGTGCCTTTGCCGCCGAGTTGATTCACAAAGGCGGACAATTGTTTCAACCGTTCACCGAGCACTTCATGGTAATCGGTGAAGCGAGCGTAACGGGCGATGAGGCCGGCTGGTTGAGAGTTGAGAGTTGAAGGTTGAAAGTTGGCCGTATCGTTGTTGTTATCATAACTCACAGCGAGTGTGATGATGCTCTTGGCGTTCGCCAGGACGCGTTGAGGGTCGATTCGTTTGTGGGCGTTGCGTTGGAGGTAGGCCATTTCACCGTGATGCTGCGCGGCCAGCCATTGTTTGAACTTCGGCGCGTTAGGTGGCGGAGTCGCGGTGGTGAAACGGCAGGCGTCGAACTCCAGTTCGCGGGCGCGTTGTTGAATGACGGATTTCACCGCGAGTCGGAACGTGCGAGGTTGAACTGGTGGATGACTTGATGCGCGACTTCGTTGAGCGAGCGCGTCGCGGTGTTCAATAACACGTCGGCCTGGCGATAATACGGCTGGCGGTCGAGCAACAGTTGGCGGATTTCTGCGAGCGGATCAGGCTTGTTCAGCAACGGTCGATGAGTCTGGTGGCGCACGCGCTCCCAGATTTTTTCCGGCGTCGCCCAGAGACAGACGACCAGCGCGTGGCTTTTAAGACTGGCCAGATTCTCGTCGCTGGCCACGAGCCCACCGCCGGTGGCGATGACGGTGTTTTTGCGAACGGCCAGTTCCTCGGTCACGCGTCGCTCCAGGGCGCGAAATGCCGCCTCGCCATCCTGTGCAAAAATATTGCGGATGGATTTGCCGGCGCGCGCTTCGATGACCTCATCGGTATCGAGGAACGTAAAACGCAACTGATCGGCGACGAGCCGGCCGACCGAGGATTTGCCCGTGCCCATGAAACCGACGAGGGCGAGGTTGCGTATTTGACGAGCGGCGTTCACGGCTTTGAAGTAACGGATAATCGCCCTGTTGGCACGCAGTTTCTCAATGATCGGCGGTATCGTGCGGATTTTACGGTTGAACAGCAGGCGTCGAAATTCGGAAGCGCTTTGTACAACCTTTTGTCTCATATGAGACAAAAGGTTGTACGGCCGTCAAGCGATGTGGAAAGACGCTCGACTCCCATTCTGCGGGCCGGCTTGCGCGCATCCATTCCGGAGTGGTTGAATCATTTTGTTGCTTGGAAAGATTCTGGCGGCAGGTATCCTCATCACTACGCAACTTGAAGTGTCCCTTGCCAAAGCGTTCGTGCGGAATTGTGCTGGCGGCTGGCTGGCTGTCGCTGACCGCCGCCGTTTCAATTTCGGCGACTGCAGCAATGCCCGGTCGGCGACCGCCCAACATCATTGTCATCCTCGCCGACGATCTGGGCGCGGAGTGTCTTTCGTGTTACGGCAGCACTTCCTACAAAACGCCGAATCTCGACGCGCTGGCCAGCGGCGGCATCCGGTTTCTGAACTGCTACGCGACGCCGCTGTGTTCGCCGTCGCGTGTTGAACTCATGACCGGTCGTTATGGATTCCGCACCGGCTGGACGAACATGATTGAGCGCGGCGAGGGCGCGGTGAATGAGTTCTTTGATCCCAGCCAGGAACGCACTTTTGGTCACGTGTTAAAAGCTGCCGGTTACACAACGGCCCTGGCGGGCAAATGGCAGCTCGCCCAGTTTCAGAAACACCCCCGGCACGTCAACGAGAGCGGCTTCGACGAGTATTGTTGCTGGACCTGGCTTTACGACGGCAAACGCACAGACCGATACTGGAAGCCGTCAGTCTGGCAGGATGGGAAATTGCGCGACGACGTGAGTGACAAGTATGGGGAAGACATCTTCTGCGATTTCCTCATTGACTTCATTGAGCGCAATCAGACGAAGCCATTTTTCGCTTATTACCCGATGGTGCTGGTGCACGAACCGTTTCAACCGACACCTGACGAAAAGAAAAACGGCGTCAATCAAACTGAAAAAAAGAGATCCGACGTTTCACACTTTCCCGCGATGGTGGCCTACATGGACAAAACCGTCGGGCGACTCCTGGCCACGTTGGATCGACTTGGCTTGCGTGAGAACACGCTTATCCTGTTCACGGGTGACAATGGCACGCCGCCGCCTGTCACTTCACGGATCGGTGCGACGATCATCCGCGGCGGGAAAGGGACGGTGACGCATCTTGGTGCGCATGTGCCGTTGATCGCGAGTTGGAAGGGAACGATTCCGGCCGGGCGCGTTGTGGAAGACCTGATTGATTTCAGCGACGTCCTGCCAACATTGGCCGAAGTTGCCGGCGCTCAGTTGCCGCGCGACGTGAGGATTGATGGCCATAGTTTCGCGGCGCGATTACGCGGGAAGCGCGCCCGGCCTCGTGAATGGGTTTACGTGCAACTGGGCGGCAAGAGTTTTGTGCGGGATCAACGCTGGCTGCTGCACAATGATGGGCGCTTTTACGACATCCAGAACGATCCATTCGAACAAGTTGATCTCGGCCTGCAACCCAAGAACAGAAAGGCAGTCGCGCGGCTGAAACAAATCAGCGACTCCGTGGCTCAGCCGGCCAATCCCTTCAAATAAGCGAAGATCAGTTCCGGCAATTCATCACTGTAACCGCCTTCCAAAACACTGAAGGCCGGCATGCCGAGCTTGCGAATGGATTCGCCAAGCCAGAAGTAATCCTCCGCTTCCAGTGTCTCCTGGGCGATGGGGTCGTTGCGATATGCATCGAACCCGGCGGACACGGCGACGAGATCGGGTTTGAATTTCTTCAGTTCTTCGAGGGCTTGTGACAACGACTTGCGGTATTGTTCGCGCGGCGTGTTGGGCGCGACGGGATAATTAAAACAATTCTTTCCAACTTTCTTCGTCCCCGTGCCCGGATAACACGGATGTTGATGAATTGAAAAGAATGCGGCCCCGGGTTGATCGAGCAGGATGGCTTCCGTGCCGTTGCCGTGATGAACGTCGAAATCGTAGACGGCCGCTTTCTTCGTGCCGGTGGCAAGCGCCTCAAGAACAGAAATGGCGACGGAGTTCAGATAACAAAAACCCATGGCGCGGTCGCGCGTGGCGTGATGACCCGGCGGACGCAACAAACTGAGGACGGTTTCGCCCTTGCGCGCCGCTTTGAGCGCCTCCAGCGCACCTCCCACGGCCAACCGCGCGTAATCCGCAATGTTGGGAAGGAACGGAGTGTCGGTATCGAAATCCTGTGGCTGCTTGAGTCGGGCGATGAATTGCGGAGAATGAGCGCGCTGGATGGCGGCTTCATCCACCAGCGCAGGCTTGTCCCAAGTAAGTTTCAATTCGGTTTGGGTGCGCAGCTTTTCCAAAGTCCGCGTGATGCGCGCCGGGCGTTCGGGATGGCCGGGTGAAAAATAACCCGTGCAATGTTCATCGGTGATGATCTTCATGGACATGATTTACCACGAAGCGACATGGATGGACACGAAGAAACACGCCCGTTCTCATCGCGCCTGGCTTTAGCAGTGGAAATTGGCTTTTGCCTTTTGAATTCGCCGCCCTAAAATGGAGTCAACCTAACGGCGTTCAAATTATGAAACGAATCTTCGTGCGCGTCCTTTCGCTGGTTGCCTACCTGTACATTGCCGGTCTCGCCTTCGCCTGGGATTACGAAGGTCATCGGATGGTGAATGAATTGGCGCTGGCCTCGTTGCCGGGAGACTTTCCCGCGTTTGTGAAGACGGAGGTGGCACAGGAACGCATTGCCTTTCTATCGGGCGAACCAGACCGGTGGCGCAACACAACCGATCTGCCGTTGAAACATTTCAATGGGCCGGACCACTTTCTCGACCTCGAAGAACTGGCGGACTACAAACTGGAACCGGGTTCGCTGAGTCATTTCAGGTACGAATTCGCGGCACAACTGGCCGTGGCGCGCGCGCTTCATCCGACGAACTTTCCGCCGATTGATCCGGCCAGGAACGAGGATCACACGCGCGAACTGATTGGTTTTCTGCCGTGGACGATCACAGAGTATTACGCGAAATTGAAGTCGGCATTCTCGTATCTCAAGACCTTCGAGGAACTGGGCACGCCGGAGGAAATCATCAACGCCCAGCAGAACATCATCTACCTCATGGGCGTGATGGGTCACTTCGTGGGGGACGGGTCGCAGCCTTTGCACACGACGAAAAATTACAACGGTTGGGTGGAAGCAAATCCCCACGGTTTCACAACCAGCAAGTCATTTCACGCCTGGATTGACGGCGGCTTCATTCAAAAGGCCGGTTTGGATATGCGGAGGATGAATGCGCAGTTGCGTCCGGCGCGAATGCTTTGGCCTGGTGACCCTAAGGCCAAACACGACGATGTGTTTCCGCTTGTGATGACCTATCTGCTGGCTCAATACAAACTCGTGGAGCCGCTGTATCAACTTGAAAAGGAGGGGAAACTTTCCGGCGAAGGCGAGGCCGGACAAGGCGGGCGTGAATTCATTTCCCGGCAAATCGTTGTCGGCGGGCAGATGTTGGGCGACCTGTGGTATTCAGCATGGGAACAGGCGATGCCCGATGGGTATCTCAAGACGCAGTTAAATAAGCGCAAACTGGCCAATGAAGCAAAACCGCCATCGGGAAAAGAGAAGAATTGAAGGTGGCGGGTTGAAGGTTCATTTTGTTGACGGAATTGCGGCTGCACCAGAACCGAACGCGACATGATTCGAACTGCCGTCGGATATCACATAAGCCAGCAAGTCGAGAATTTGAGTTTCCTGGAGCGTATTCAGAATCCCGGCGGGCATGTTCGAAACCTTCGACAACTCACGTCGGCGAATATCGGTTTTGCGGATCGTGATGGCATCCTCGCCCTGTGGAGTAGCCGGGCGGCCAACCCCAGGCGTGGTGCTGGCTGATACTCCACGGGGCAAGGTCGCCGTCTGGGGAAGAACCACCACCACCTGGTCGTCCTCGCGCACGATTCGACCGTTGCTGATCTCGCCGGATTTCGTTTCGATCTCAGTCGCCGCATATCCTTCCACAATGACCTTTGAGGGGAGCACAATTGATTCAAGCAGGTCATGCAATGACAGTCGTTGGCCTGCACCGGTCAAGTCAGGCCCGACGCTGCCAACATCGCCGGCGAACCGATGGCACTGGCCGCAACCCGCCAGCTTGAAGGCAGCTTTGCCCGAGTCGAAGGAGCGTCCCTGTTTGGCCTGCTCAAGCTTTGGCAGGAGGTCGTCCATCGTCCAATCGCGCACAAATTGTTGCGCGGACTTCATGGCACGAATCCATTCGCGAAACAGCGCGACGGCCTGCTCGTCCACTGTCGCGATGACGACTGGTGGCATCTGGCCACGTCCACGCCGCGACAGCCGCTGCAACAGAATGGAACGATCTGGATCGCCGGGCGCAACCAGCATCGCGTTGTTGATGCCGAAGGTGTCGTGTTGCGGTCGCGCGCCAATCACATTCATGTCGTCCGCTTTGGTGCTAAAACTAAGAATCATTTTCGAGTTGCCGCCCCCGGTTCCGACATGACACACCGAACAGTTCGCGTGGAGATATGAGCGGGCGCGGGCTTCGAGGGATTGGGTTACGTCGTAAGGATTGACCAATTCCAAGTGGGCCTCTCCCCCTTCCGTGCCACCCTCCTCTCCCCTTACCTTTGCGGAGAGGGAGGAGTCGGAGGGGGGAGAGGGCGAATAAGCTACCGTCAGTCCAGTCAGGGACTTGGGAAGCGAATTGGTGAACAGGCCGAGGTGGCGCAAGGTGCGCAACTGATTGTCTTTGACGCCGCCGTAATCATGCACTCTGTTCATCTGCTGTTCCGTCAGACCGAGGACGAAGTTGGCCGCGCGACTGTGGCAGGCGCTGCATTCCGCACGACCCGGATAATGCCAGACTTGTCGGCGGACACCGCCCGGTGCGCGAGGGTCCTGGATCACGAATTCTTTCTGCCCGCCGGTTTTCTGAACCAGCGTCGCGTCGGATTGCGCGTCGTCCCAGCGATAAGAGTAACCAACCCACTGACCGGATTGACGGGTGAGCAGCCGCGTCTCGAGGCGCTGGCGGGACGCCGCGTGGCCAGCCTCGCGCTCCAGCGAAAGTGTTTGCACGAGCACCGCGCCGTTGGTCAGATTCCAACTGCCGGTGGAGCTGTAATCCAGACGAGTGTCGTCGGGCAACGCGATGAATCGTTCAGCCGAGGCACCATCCGCCCACGCCGGCGCATTCACCGAGTACGGAATCACCCCGGGCTGCACCTGGTGGGCGCGAGTGGAAGCGAACAAACCGGTTTCGCTCAGGCGCGTCGGGAATGTGGGCATCGCGCTTTGTTTGGGCGATCGAACCAGACGACAAATGTTGCCTGCGTGGTCGGCGATCAACAGTTGGCCGCGTTGATCGACGACGAAAGCCGTGATTTGCAGTTCGGTGTCCGCCAACTCATGGTGCCAGGTCACGCGTTTCCCGTCGTGGCGCATGCCCCAGATTTTGCCGGTCGAGTAATCACCGTAAACGTAAACGCCGTCGAGGTCTGGAAACTCGGCGCCGCGGTAGACGACGCCCCCCGTCAGCGAGCGCGCTTCCGAATGGCTGTGCTCGATGGTGGGCAGAACGACCGGCGTCGGACCGAGCCTGCGGTTAAGGTAGAAAGGATGACTGCCTTCATAGACGCTCCATCCATAATTCTCACCGCGACCCACCAGATGGGCCGTTTCCCAAAGGTCCTGCCCGTTGTTGCCCACCCAGATTTGACCGGACTTGGGATCGACGGTCAGTCGCCAGGGATTGCGCAGACCGTAGGCCCATTTTTCTGGTCGGGCGTCTTTACGTCCAACGAAGGGATTGTCCTTCGGCACGGCGTAAGGCTGCGTGGCGTCCGCGCGATCGACATCGATGCGCAAAATACCGCCGTTAAGCCCGCTGAGGTCCTGGCCGGTCACCCAATCATCCGAATC
It encodes the following:
- a CDS encoding sulfatase-like hydrolase/transferase, which gives rise to MPKRSCGIVLAAGWLSLTAAVSISATAAMPGRRPPNIIVILADDLGAECLSCYGSTSYKTPNLDALASGGIRFLNCYATPLCSPSRVELMTGRYGFRTGWTNMIERGEGAVNEFFDPSQERTFGHVLKAAGYTTALAGKWQLAQFQKHPRHVNESGFDEYCCWTWLYDGKRTDRYWKPSVWQDGKLRDDVSDKYGEDIFCDFLIDFIERNQTKPFFAYYPMVLVHEPFQPTPDEKKNGVNQTEKKRSDVSHFPAMVAYMDKTVGRLLATLDRLGLRENTLILFTGDNGTPPPVTSRIGATIIRGGKGTVTHLGAHVPLIASWKGTIPAGRVVEDLIDFSDVLPTLAEVAGAQLPRDVRIDGHSFAARLRGKRARPREWVYVQLGGKSFVRDQRWLLHNDGRFYDIQNDPFEQVDLGLQPKNRKAVARLKQISDSVAQPANPFK
- a CDS encoding cbb3-type cytochrome c oxidase subunit II: MVETIPQPILQGVAQNAADAAAKALNEAGAQAEVKLVPLGPDIARNWGPRRTVAQDYLYDYPVLLGSQRIGPDLINVGLRLPSEEWHLSHLYNPRMLVPNSTMPPYRFLFEKRKIGRQASPEALKLSGKFAPPSGYEVVPTTKAKTLVAFLLNQRIEASLFEAPFPQSAANPVADASTNAPATNVPAGATTNSPAK
- a CDS encoding shikimate kinase, producing the protein MNAARQIRNLALVGFMGTGKSSVGRLVADQLRFTFLDTDEVIEARAGKSIRNIFAQDGEAAFRALERRVTEELAVRKNTVIATGGGLVASDENLASLKSHALVVCLWATPEKIWERVRHQTHRPLLNKPDPLAEIRQLLLDRQPYYRQADVLLNTATRSLNEVAHQVIHQFNLARSDSR
- a CDS encoding DUF1080 domain-containing protein, with translation MKTCLLIILCIAVEFSASAQTNETGFVSIFDGKSLTGWHVSAKTGHSRASKNLSGGRWVVEDGAIVGSQDIPANGGLVITDKKYSDFEVKLEMKNDFGPDSGLFLRSTEDGKAWQAMIDYHAGGNLMGIYGEGLGGKPHLRNYSFTDKVTVIDPKRTGEPPTPLPVLPEAWPYFWRHGQWNELRARIVGNPPHITTWINGVKFMEWQETVVRHPNEGGIALQVHGGGDYTKQFVRYRNIQVKELKSGEKQQ
- the queG gene encoding tRNA epoxyqueuosine(34) reductase QueG, whose amino-acid sequence is MKSVIQQRARELEFDACRFTTATPPPNAPKFKQWLAAQHHGEMAYLQRNAHKRIDPQRVLANAKSIITLAVSYDNNNDTANFQPSTLNSQPAGLIARYARFTDYHEVLGERLKQLSAFVNQLGGKGTRSLWYVDTGPLLERDLAERAGLGFIGKHTNLISRQLGNWIFLAEIITTLELEPDAPEKNRCGNCARCIAACPTQAITAPFQLDARRCISYLTIELKGPIPIEFRAAIGNRIYGCDDCLAVCPWNRFAREGKLMQQHARPDLATPDLVELLALDDAKFKRRFAGTPILRTKRRGFLRNVCVALGNVGDTDTLPALTRAGNDAEPLIAEHAQWAIEQIHGRVAASPQAGSR
- a CDS encoding cytochrome c, whose protein sequence is MNSEKPLLQAADEAEPTAGTAATPVFLFVLLLLLTYWGMYYLDQHSGGFQALAYEPYSGLDELRALEPKPTSGFDPRYGKAVYERTCGVCHQPTGLGAAGQFPPLASSEWVNEPDPARLIRIALDGAQGPITVNGQEWNLIMSVNGKQLGLSDQDLAAVLSYVRQAWGNKAPPVTAEQVKAIRPQTEGRSVQWTATELLAVPVKK
- a CDS encoding histone deacetylase, whose translation is MKIITDEHCTGYFSPGHPERPARITRTLEKLRTQTELKLTWDKPALVDEAAIQRAHSPQFIARLKQPQDFDTDTPFLPNIADYARLAVGGALEALKAARKGETVLSLLRPPGHHATRDRAMGFCYLNSVAISVLEALATGTKKAAVYDFDVHHGNGTEAILLDQPGAAFFSIHQHPCYPGTGTKKVGKNCFNYPVAPNTPREQYRKSLSQALEELKKFKPDLVAVSAGFDAYRNDPIAQETLEAEDYFWLGESIRKLGMPAFSVLEGGYSDELPELIFAYLKGLAG
- a CDS encoding Gfo/Idh/MocA family oxidoreductase, whose product is MKNTRRFSRRTFIRRTATTACLAAVAPQIVPSSVLGADGQTAPSNRITVGFIGTGGHGMGWNLKPYLQHKDAQVVAVCDVDHGHLMSARETVNEHYQNEDCFATKDFREVLARKDIDAVMISTPDHWHTLISLFAIQAGKDVQCEKPTLTIHEGRVLAEAVRKHKKVFQTSTEDRSVVEYHRLAELVRNGRIGKLQRIEVILPKQPTVPGDATPQPVPARLDYEMWLGPAPFAPYTRDRVHFNFRWIWDYSGGIICDWGAHLFDTAQWANDTEHSGPVEVEGTGTHWEGGLYNTVKDYDVTYRYANGVVMTCKPGNPSIKFIGTEGWVGNTGWRGPVQASSKAILESKIGPNELHLYTNPKGEHDDFLQCVRSRKDPYFPVEIGHRVSTVCHLANIALKVGRKLKWDPVKEQFIGDETANVMLDRKRRDPWQLPKV